A section of the Kribbella sp. HUAS MG21 genome encodes:
- the yajC gene encoding preprotein translocase subunit YajC: protein MQLLAVPMASSGGGGGITLLLPLILIVGMIWFMSRTQKKQRQRQAETVAALKPGTKVITTSGLVGIVEETDDDYVTLEISEGVLVQVVKAAIGRVLPDEDGADEDSATDTDDSADTAESTEPAAAASADESTTPEKVDVPDAGGDKADGKVQDKPKLPPTHTEN, encoded by the coding sequence ATGCAACTCCTCGCCGTACCGATGGCCTCCTCCGGGGGTGGCGGTGGCATCACGCTGCTGCTGCCGCTGATCCTGATCGTCGGAATGATCTGGTTCATGAGCCGCACGCAGAAGAAGCAGCGTCAGCGGCAGGCCGAGACCGTGGCCGCGCTCAAGCCCGGCACCAAGGTGATCACCACCAGCGGTCTGGTCGGCATCGTCGAGGAGACCGACGACGACTACGTGACGCTCGAGATCTCCGAGGGCGTGCTCGTGCAGGTCGTCAAGGCCGCCATCGGCCGGGTGCTTCCGGACGAGGACGGCGCCGACGAGGACAGCGCCACGGACACCGACGACAGCGCCGACACGGCCGAGTCGACCGAGCCGGCGGCTGCCGCGTCCGCCGACGAGTCGACGACGCCCGAGAAGGTCGACGTACCGGACGCCGGTGGGGACAAGGCCGACGGCAAGGTCCAGGACAAGCCGAAGCTGCCGCCGACGCACACCGAGAACTGA
- the secD gene encoding protein translocase subunit SecD has product MTLLVVLVLLFGIMALTKTWKPKLGLDLRGGTTITLTASTIDGTGKVTAEQLNEAKNIISQRVNGAGVAESDITTSGSNHINVAVPGATKESLVSQVGQTALLYFRVVYDAQAAAAPPAPTTTPSTTPGTTPKPSTTPKPGTSVTPSATVKPSGAASTTPSSTPKGRAWSSALGEATPTPTPKPSTTPKPSTTPSAAPSATPSTPAAGGDGLNYTPDAATQAAFAAFKCGDKQVDDPNKAIFSCDRAKQYKYLLGPAILKGTDLSDATAGIPQNGLQWQVNLKFTGEGGDKFLKATTAISQRGQGQNLFAIVLDGETISTPSVENPIPGGEAQITGTFTESDARDLANVLKYGALPVKFDISSVETVSPQLGGDQLSAGIWAGIIGLALVVVFCFLYYRGLGLVVVLSLAAAALLTGALVILLGKAIGFTLTLAGIAGLIVAVGITADSFIIYFERLRDEVREGRSLRSSVETGWARAKHTIIAADSISLLAAIVLYVLAIGSVRGFAFTLGLTTLIDLVVVFLFTKPLVTLLARTDFFGHGHKLSGLDPEHLGVERLPGQTKPSDRPRRTPSTRKPVGGEV; this is encoded by the coding sequence ATCACCTTGCTGGTGGTCCTGGTGCTGCTGTTCGGGATCATGGCGCTGACCAAGACCTGGAAGCCCAAGCTGGGACTGGACCTGCGCGGCGGCACCACCATCACGCTGACCGCCAGCACCATCGACGGCACCGGCAAGGTCACCGCCGAGCAGTTGAACGAGGCGAAGAACATCATCAGCCAGCGCGTCAACGGCGCCGGCGTCGCCGAGTCGGACATCACCACGTCCGGGTCGAACCACATCAACGTGGCCGTCCCGGGTGCCACGAAGGAATCGCTCGTGTCGCAGGTCGGCCAGACGGCGCTGCTCTACTTCCGGGTGGTGTACGACGCCCAGGCCGCCGCGGCACCGCCGGCGCCGACCACCACCCCCAGTACGACGCCCGGTACGACGCCGAAGCCGAGCACCACGCCCAAGCCGGGGACGTCCGTCACGCCGAGCGCCACGGTCAAGCCCTCCGGCGCCGCCAGCACCACGCCGAGCAGCACGCCGAAGGGCCGCGCGTGGTCGAGCGCGCTCGGCGAGGCCACGCCGACGCCGACCCCGAAGCCCAGTACGACGCCCAAGCCCAGCACCACCCCGAGCGCGGCCCCGAGTGCGACCCCGTCCACGCCGGCCGCCGGGGGCGACGGGCTGAACTACACGCCGGACGCGGCCACGCAGGCGGCGTTCGCGGCCTTCAAGTGCGGTGACAAGCAGGTCGACGACCCGAACAAGGCGATCTTCTCCTGCGACCGCGCGAAGCAGTACAAGTACCTGCTCGGCCCGGCGATCCTGAAGGGCACCGACCTGTCGGACGCCACCGCCGGCATCCCGCAGAACGGCCTGCAGTGGCAGGTCAACCTGAAGTTCACCGGCGAGGGCGGCGACAAGTTCCTCAAGGCCACCACGGCGATCTCGCAGCGCGGCCAGGGCCAGAACCTGTTCGCGATCGTGCTCGACGGCGAGACCATCTCGACGCCGAGCGTGGAGAACCCGATCCCCGGCGGCGAGGCGCAGATCACCGGTACCTTCACCGAGTCCGACGCCCGCGACCTGGCGAACGTGCTGAAGTACGGCGCGCTGCCGGTCAAGTTCGACATCTCGTCGGTGGAGACGGTCTCGCCACAGCTCGGCGGTGACCAGCTGTCGGCGGGGATCTGGGCCGGCATCATCGGCCTCGCCCTGGTCGTCGTGTTCTGCTTCCTGTACTACCGCGGCCTCGGCCTGGTCGTCGTGCTGTCGCTCGCCGCGGCCGCGCTCCTCACCGGAGCCCTGGTGATCCTGCTCGGCAAGGCGATCGGCTTCACGCTGACGCTGGCCGGTATCGCGGGTCTGATCGTCGCGGTCGGTATCACCGCGGACTCGTTCATCATCTACTTCGAACGACTCCGCGACGAGGTCCGGGAAGGCCGCAGCCTGCGGTCCTCGGTCGAGACCGGCTGGGCGCGCGCCAAGCACACGATCATCGCGGCCGACTCGATCTCGCTGCTGGCCGCGATCGTGCTGTACGTGCTGGCGATCGGCAGTGTCCGGGGCTTCGCGTTCACGCTCGGCCTGACCACGCTGATCGACCTGGTGGTGGTCTTCCTGTTCACCAAGCCGCTGGTAACACTGCTGGCCCGGACCGACTTCTTCGGCCACGGCCACAAGCTGTCCGGCCTGGACCCGGAGCATCTCGGCGTCGAACGCCTGCCCGGCCAGACGAAACCGTCGGACCGGCCCCGCCGGACGCCGTCGACGCGCAAGCCGGTGGGAGGGGAGGTCTGA
- the secF gene encoding protein translocase subunit SecF codes for MSKLGQLGAKLHRGEASYDFIGHRKFWFTLSVVLVVISLGGLFARGLALGIEFKGGVEYEAKVKVTDNTVQDFGDAVKATNAKDLGDPVVTTINNEKVRVQTKPLAQADIGRVREAIAKEAGIPANQVTSQQIGASWGQQIANKAILALVVFLVLVFGVIWAYFREAKASMAAIIALVHDVTITVGLYALIGFDVTPATVIGVLTILGYSLYDTVVVFDKVRENTRGITGSNRLTYSDATNLAVNQTVVRSINTTVTALLPVGAILVVGTAVLGTGPLKDLSLALFVGIAVGAYSSIFIAPSLLAVFKEREPGMQALSKRVAAKKAQAAAAAAAPVGVATAGAPAGAAARTAVQDKPRQANRATGAAPTPSSRPMKATAAGRPQPTRKPRSKRGK; via the coding sequence ATGTCGAAGCTCGGACAGCTCGGTGCCAAGCTGCACCGCGGTGAGGCGTCGTACGACTTCATCGGGCACCGCAAGTTCTGGTTCACGCTCTCGGTCGTCCTGGTCGTGATCTCGCTGGGCGGCCTGTTCGCCCGCGGCCTGGCGCTCGGCATCGAGTTCAAGGGCGGCGTCGAGTACGAGGCCAAGGTCAAGGTCACCGACAACACCGTGCAGGATTTCGGTGACGCGGTGAAGGCGACCAACGCCAAGGACCTCGGCGACCCGGTCGTCACCACGATCAACAACGAGAAGGTCCGGGTCCAGACCAAGCCGCTGGCGCAGGCCGACATCGGCCGGGTCCGGGAGGCGATCGCCAAGGAAGCCGGCATCCCGGCGAACCAGGTGACCTCGCAGCAGATCGGCGCCTCGTGGGGCCAGCAGATCGCGAACAAGGCGATCCTCGCGCTGGTCGTGTTCCTGGTCCTGGTGTTCGGGGTGATCTGGGCCTACTTCCGGGAGGCCAAGGCGTCGATGGCGGCGATCATCGCGCTGGTCCACGACGTCACGATCACGGTCGGCCTGTACGCGCTGATCGGCTTCGACGTCACGCCGGCCACGGTGATCGGCGTGCTGACGATCCTCGGGTACTCGCTGTACGACACCGTCGTGGTGTTCGACAAGGTCCGCGAGAACACCCGCGGGATCACCGGCTCGAACCGGCTCACCTACTCGGACGCGACCAACCTGGCCGTCAACCAGACCGTGGTCCGGTCGATCAACACCACCGTCACCGCACTGCTCCCGGTCGGCGCGATCCTCGTCGTCGGTACGGCGGTACTCGGCACCGGCCCGCTGAAGGACCTGTCGCTGGCGCTGTTCGTCGGTATCGCGGTCGGCGCGTACTCGTCGATCTTCATCGCACCGTCGCTGCTCGCGGTCTTCAAGGAGCGCGAGCCGGGCATGCAGGCGCTGAGCAAGCGGGTGGCCGCGAAGAAGGCCCAGGCCGCCGCGGCCGCCGCCGCTCCGGTCGGGGTGGCGACCGCCGGTGCGCCGGCCGGCGCCGCGGCGCGGACCGCCGTACAGGACAAGCCACGGCAGGCGAACCGGGCGACCGGTGCGGCACCGACGCCGTCGTCGCGTCCGATGAAGGCGACAGCCGCGGGACGCCCGCAGCCGACCCGCAAGCCGCGATCGAAGCGCGGTAAGTGA
- a CDS encoding adenine phosphoribosyltransferase codes for MRSLEQVLADGIRDIPDYPQPGVLFKDITPLLADHTGFTQVVEALAAAGKDDDGNPVVDKVVGIEARGFILAAPVALALGAGFVPVRKKGKLPAATYEESYALEYGEATIEVHQDAFAPGDRVLVVDDVLATGGTVEACLRLIRRCGAEVAGTAVLLELSFLPGRKRLGNENLTALLTV; via the coding sequence ATGCGGTCGCTGGAGCAGGTCCTCGCCGACGGCATCCGCGACATCCCGGACTACCCGCAGCCCGGCGTGCTGTTCAAGGACATCACCCCGCTGCTGGCCGACCACACCGGCTTCACGCAGGTCGTGGAGGCGCTGGCGGCGGCCGGGAAGGACGACGACGGCAACCCCGTCGTCGACAAGGTGGTCGGGATCGAGGCGCGCGGGTTCATCCTGGCCGCCCCGGTCGCGCTCGCGCTCGGCGCCGGGTTCGTCCCGGTGCGCAAGAAGGGCAAGCTGCCCGCGGCGACGTACGAGGAGTCGTACGCGCTGGAGTACGGTGAGGCGACGATCGAGGTGCACCAGGACGCGTTCGCGCCCGGTGACCGGGTGCTCGTCGTCGACGACGTGCTCGCGACCGGCGGCACGGTCGAGGCCTGCCTGCGGCTGATCCGGCGCTGCGGCGCCGAGGTGGCGGGCACCGCGGTGCTGCTCGAACTCTCCTTCCTGCCCGGCCGCAAGCGGCTCGGCAACGAGAACCTCACCGCCCTGCTGACGGTCTGA